Proteins encoded together in one Rossellomorea sp. y25 window:
- the menC gene encoding o-succinylbenzoate synthase, whose translation MNPVYIKEVVLHTINVSLKSPFTTSFGTIKTKEVCIVEIIDESGLSGWGETVTSDEPYYNEETTQTARYILKDFLIPKLIKKEIAHPKEVKQLLSFVRRHQIAKAAIETAVWDVFSKKNNKPLYEVLGGIRKKIAVGKSIGIQNTPEELVSKVAQYVNEGFQKIKVKIAPGADIEFIKKVRDSFPDINLMADANSAYTLEDIEHLKQLDQYNLIMIEQPLAHDDIIDHSNLQKEMSTPICLDESIHTYEDARKAIDLGSCKIINIKIGRVGGLQESIRIHDLCKENNIPVWCGGMLETGVGRSHNLHMTTLSNFTIPGDTAPSSHYWHEDIITHDIVMDRGYISIPEGIGIGSEVCRKSLKERLIQSESFISDYSVHPIPS comes from the coding sequence GTGAATCCTGTTTATATTAAAGAAGTGGTTCTTCACACGATAAATGTATCTCTAAAATCTCCCTTTACCACAAGTTTCGGAACAATAAAAACAAAAGAGGTCTGCATAGTAGAGATCATTGATGAATCAGGTCTCTCTGGATGGGGAGAAACAGTCACTAGCGACGAGCCGTACTACAATGAAGAAACCACCCAAACGGCCCGGTATATCCTAAAAGACTTTCTCATTCCAAAATTGATTAAGAAAGAGATCGCCCACCCAAAGGAAGTCAAACAATTACTTTCTTTCGTACGCCGGCACCAAATCGCCAAAGCAGCAATCGAAACAGCGGTTTGGGATGTCTTTAGTAAGAAGAATAATAAGCCGTTATATGAAGTTCTTGGAGGTATACGGAAAAAAATTGCCGTGGGAAAAAGCATCGGCATTCAGAATACCCCTGAAGAATTAGTTTCTAAAGTGGCACAATACGTGAACGAGGGATTTCAAAAAATCAAAGTCAAAATCGCTCCTGGGGCAGATATAGAATTTATTAAGAAAGTCAGGGACTCCTTTCCTGACATCAATTTAATGGCAGATGCCAATTCTGCTTATACATTAGAGGACATTGAGCATTTGAAGCAACTAGATCAATATAATTTAATCATGATTGAACAGCCCCTCGCTCATGATGACATTATTGACCACAGTAATCTTCAAAAAGAAATGTCAACACCGATCTGTCTTGATGAGAGCATACACACCTATGAAGACGCCCGAAAAGCAATCGACCTGGGGAGCTGTAAAATCATCAATATCAAAATTGGCCGTGTTGGAGGACTTCAGGAATCCATTAGAATTCATGACTTGTGCAAAGAAAACAATATCCCCGTTTGGTGCGGGGGGATGCTTGAAACCGGGGTTGGGAGATCCCATAACCTTCACATGACGACACTTTCAAACTTTACCATTCCAGGTGACACCGCACCCTCCTCCCATTACTGGCATGAAGACATCATCACCCATGATATCGTGATGGACAGGGGATACATTAGTATTCCAGAAGGAATCGGAATAGGGTCAGAGGTGTGCAGAAAATCGCTAAAAGAAAGGTTAATCCAATCAGAATCCTTTATAAGTGATTATTCGGTCCATCCGATACCGAGCTGA
- a CDS encoding DUF4007 family protein, which translates to MAYGQHQSFYLRDRWLNKAIKHLKQDERFFYDDEAFEKMGLGKNMVKSLRFWVVATGVVEEKFNEERKKIHLLTPLGQVLYNYDKFIQFNDTASILHFHLVHQMEPATTWYWFFNIFSNGVISKEDLHVSLVDWVNTNEDKKFSERSLKRDIDCMIKLYTAGQSVVDPEEVIQSPINKTGLIKENKGMIIKKSPAIEEIGESALYYSLIKYAEIHEIDNVSVEEISTNKGLWGKVFNLSRPSIVKALEGLTYHPKYPLQFTRTNNLDTVRLPDISSLELLEFEYKRKAETLV; encoded by the coding sequence ATGGCATATGGACAACATCAGAGTTTCTATTTAAGAGATAGATGGCTAAATAAAGCAATTAAGCACTTGAAACAAGATGAAAGATTCTTTTATGATGATGAAGCTTTTGAAAAGATGGGACTAGGAAAGAACATGGTTAAATCTTTAAGGTTTTGGGTGGTAGCTACAGGAGTAGTGGAAGAGAAGTTTAATGAAGAAAGAAAGAAAATTCATCTTCTTACTCCGTTAGGACAAGTGTTATATAACTATGACAAGTTTATTCAATTTAACGATACTGCCTCAATCCTTCATTTTCATCTTGTACATCAAATGGAGCCTGCAACCACATGGTATTGGTTCTTTAACATTTTTTCTAATGGTGTAATAAGTAAAGAAGACTTACACGTCTCGCTAGTTGACTGGGTGAATACGAATGAAGATAAAAAGTTTTCGGAACGATCGTTAAAGCGGGATATTGATTGCATGATTAAACTTTACACTGCAGGACAAAGTGTAGTCGATCCTGAAGAAGTGATTCAAAGTCCAATAAATAAAACTGGTTTAATTAAAGAAAACAAAGGCATGATTATAAAGAAATCTCCTGCCATTGAAGAGATTGGTGAAAGTGCGTTGTATTATTCACTAATTAAATATGCTGAGATACATGAAATTGATAATGTGAGTGTAGAAGAAATCAGTACAAATAAAGGATTGTGGGGTAAGGTGTTTAATTTAAGTCGTCCTTCAATTGTAAAAGCGTTGGAAGGACTGACGTATCACCCTAAGTATCCTCTGCAATTTACAAGAACAAACAACCTAGACACCGTGAGACTTCCAGATATTTCATCTTTAGAATTATTAGAGTTTGAATATAAACGAAAGGCTGAGACACTAGTATGA
- a CDS encoding replicative DNA helicase: MNDEINGHDLHHPGHDEQLLRELHEAESMIIGAVLMEPGVLDELTLEEKHFTLVKNRLIFKAMKGLQKKRLEINLVMVVEELRDDIENVGGVQFLLALANYCPTTVNIEQYEQIVLKYYELSLIKNSAHHFLNAYTPESAQGLYKALIDMHTNTITDEETKDEIIMDLYESLYMERDGLPGVSTGFESLNALTGGWKEGELIILAARPSMGKTAFAIQLAWECTREKGVSMVFSLEMSSRQIMQRLLSSLTDINMMKWQNPYKYLTKDEMPRMHGAMNAVYKAKLELSQNGMITLPEIRQRIMNLKREYPTEPFLVVIDYLQLITVKERFDRHDLAIGHITKQLKGMAKEFEIPIILLSQLSRGVESRDDKRPRLSDLRDSGNIEQDADVVLFLYRDDYYYPDSKNGQEVEVKIAKNRNGPVGTVKLEFVREFGRFRGGWMKQGDGSVASV, encoded by the coding sequence ATGAACGACGAAATCAATGGACACGACCTGCACCACCCTGGGCACGATGAACAGCTGCTTCGCGAGCTGCATGAAGCGGAAAGCATGATCATTGGAGCGGTTCTTATGGAGCCTGGTGTCTTGGATGAACTGACCTTGGAGGAGAAGCATTTCACTCTAGTGAAGAACCGCCTGATTTTTAAAGCGATGAAGGGGCTTCAGAAGAAGAGGCTTGAGATCAATCTGGTCATGGTGGTGGAAGAGCTCCGTGATGACATTGAGAATGTCGGAGGGGTCCAGTTTCTCCTGGCGCTTGCCAACTACTGCCCGACGACGGTGAACATCGAGCAGTATGAACAGATTGTCCTGAAGTATTACGAACTGAGCCTTATCAAGAACTCGGCCCATCACTTCCTGAACGCCTACACCCCGGAATCCGCACAGGGCCTCTACAAAGCACTCATCGACATGCATACGAACACGATCACAGACGAAGAAACGAAGGACGAAATCATCATGGATCTCTATGAATCTCTTTACATGGAGAGGGACGGACTTCCCGGTGTCTCGACGGGATTCGAGAGCCTGAATGCGCTGACGGGAGGGTGGAAGGAAGGGGAGCTCATCATCCTCGCGGCGAGACCTTCCATGGGGAAGACGGCCTTTGCCATCCAGCTTGCGTGGGAATGCACGAGGGAGAAGGGGGTGAGCATGGTATTCTCCCTTGAGATGAGCTCGAGGCAGATTATGCAGCGACTTCTTTCAAGTTTGACGGATATCAACATGATGAAATGGCAGAATCCCTATAAGTATCTGACGAAGGATGAGATGCCGAGGATGCACGGGGCTATGAACGCCGTGTACAAAGCGAAGCTCGAACTCTCGCAAAATGGGATGATCACGCTGCCGGAGATCAGACAGCGGATCATGAATCTGAAGCGGGAGTACCCGACGGAGCCGTTTCTCGTGGTGATTGATTACCTGCAGTTGATTACGGTGAAGGAGCGTTTTGACCGGCATGATCTGGCCATCGGGCATATTACGAAGCAGCTGAAGGGGATGGCGAAGGAGTTTGAGATTCCGATTATTCTGTTGTCCCAGCTTTCAAGGGGAGTTGAATCGCGGGATGATAAGCGTCCGAGGCTGTCGGATCTGCGTGACTCGGGGAATATCGAGCAGGATGCGGATGTGGTGTTGTTTTTATACCGGGATGACTACTACTATCCGGATTCGAAGAACGGACAGGAAGTGGAAGTGAAGATTGCGAAGAACCGGAATGGGCCGGTGGGGACGGTGAAGCTGGAGTTTGTGAGGGAGTTTGGGAGATTTCGTGGTGGGTGGATGAAGCAGGGGGACGGTTCTGTTGCTTCGGTTTGA
- a CDS encoding FtsK/SpoIIIE domain-containing protein — MITYNDILGKWVFHILMEHFKEQSLEGTNKLFIKVNGLTDNNVHSLLKELDDKASKLEKFYSPNIRTIKPVRGFDQYKLKEIETSTWLRNYTFSGHALVIIINELTPEAQSLENLFAIDEAYLLSDFGLESLFSLLSEEFQLAAEEIETLKEFFTMYSSLTDPQLRFILRFVEKIVNQESPSIIEKIRTNLPELNLFRDQNLIIGAKGKKRLRSNFLLANLQKPNGDLDTEKLQNNLYTFIEAEEKNNFSDELWNGINPAEFEKKVIDFLNQKNLDLLTYDFNVVETVLNFKTKTTLPDKIRDALILNGNPTKDEIDKIEEGINEVEKNQNPDAMQDFLEEFEDELSQSAKLDKVISRRIEKLRHPKDYHDLINALQYETFSLIEENSDKVNKDSFFELTVYASKITTEMVETLHIYLNDISKVVPHIKFKERSLASITVDETTNNELSFKLHLMNDNETLGTETFKVRGFENLQLLSFKDEIEKLKIPHLKNYQEDEIEMLDVREMVHERVDGYLSIKQPGFEEHYNRFSGFLEEYSITIRNIMKFGVFSIDISKFKRELESVLSGVAASVDVASHIYRFINYIGSIDTLDVKLGQQGFCDERIVTILNPIRLVSYVSRYEKLDNQITDWIERSIKGDLEVVNIEDYLEYVTEKTLNLAPRYFSSDGDDSFLIEVSEILGEGQFILNTKRSENMDYLSNELSEELVKSVKNYFEVYPYAKDGLDILFLYCQSADIITKSIDALFSKHKNLNKLKITVHSTQAANIHQKINQWIKQKEEYTNPDRFSKFPTVEVKVISGSTINEISNQINAHMIDADLVVLADYFGQSNQVKYEFDKIEAKQSNDWFNLVYKEPLLETESLKRISYVSEHLPDTLKSFYQLQYIFQKKEMLEEDELYVLKNKISLSNFSDNALIDYMHENFNWIMFMDRYLDKSLLEKASSKAQIIQYKSKAGANKNFKLIVSSSEYIKKLNSNKHDYEYYDRLTKKLSLILKNGNIQKENVKEAVNRVKSISGALVLKAIGPGKYSHELVATYLSMNRRSKLEHDLQVWSVCDELPWFRKNNRRPDLVITTIKENDGNISLDFELLELKFVNQAIFERERYDAIKQIQSGKNLYENLFDFNQDKADAEYWRSELIHYFIEKGTYAPEKAYLLKRLQNAQIDEIQVNIHSSIDAYCYTSNLYQNSFEAIEEDVYMDLIEGEHKNYIFNRAYILKSLGATTINEPIYEELENHTDSFSDSLILEDESKEQTKDEEGGSPPNNEGEDALGETDGDSNPPGPNSEEGESVGNDGSGHGQENDSDLEGDEEEVDREFRGGEKVNPPLPGDSNSDGYPEVIALKDLKIEHETEQIDHSELKRKYVSTLETHFNRNGLNVKVQDVVVGSSVVRLTLSLPSSLNSDKILRRKKDIQIWLGLDQEPNLFIDKHGLNIDIVREDPDTIYFEEFMAIARKQLNDTIKRSNLVAPLGFDPLNNVINIDLSDPSTPHLLTGGTTGSGKSVTLNSIILGTMCFYEPSQLQYVFIDPKQVEFSIYEDLPHTQDVVTSIDDAVVKLNMLVEEMERRYGLFKDEFASNLDEYIDATQNRLPRIVCVFDEFADFMSQEKEVASQVENAILRLGQKARAAGIHLIICTQNPKSDIINTNIRNNLGARLALRATDSTASSVILGESGAENLGGKGDFLAKTASQKVTRGKSPFLTPQVKRALLKYFKATQ; from the coding sequence ATGATTACGTACAATGATATTCTAGGGAAATGGGTTTTTCACATCTTAATGGAGCATTTTAAGGAACAGAGCCTAGAAGGTACAAATAAGCTTTTTATTAAAGTGAATGGATTGACAGACAATAATGTACATTCCTTATTAAAAGAATTGGATGATAAAGCATCTAAACTAGAAAAGTTCTACTCTCCAAATATACGGACAATTAAGCCTGTTAGAGGGTTTGACCAATACAAATTAAAGGAAATAGAGACGAGTACTTGGTTAAGAAACTATACTTTTTCTGGTCATGCATTGGTCATCATTATTAATGAGCTCACACCTGAGGCCCAGAGTTTGGAGAATTTATTTGCCATTGATGAGGCATACTTACTTTCTGATTTTGGACTAGAAAGTTTATTTTCTTTGTTGTCTGAAGAATTTCAGCTAGCTGCTGAAGAAATAGAGACACTTAAAGAATTCTTTACTATGTACAGTAGTCTTACAGACCCACAACTTAGATTTATACTTAGGTTTGTAGAGAAAATCGTAAACCAAGAATCACCATCCATCATTGAAAAAATACGCACGAATCTGCCTGAATTGAACTTATTTAGGGATCAAAACTTAATTATTGGAGCAAAAGGAAAAAAGAGATTACGATCTAACTTTTTGTTGGCCAATCTTCAAAAGCCAAATGGAGATTTAGATACTGAGAAACTTCAAAATAACCTATATACCTTCATTGAAGCCGAAGAAAAGAATAACTTCTCTGATGAGTTGTGGAACGGAATTAACCCTGCTGAATTTGAAAAGAAGGTTATCGACTTCTTGAATCAAAAAAATCTAGATTTACTAACATATGACTTTAATGTGGTTGAAACAGTATTAAACTTTAAAACAAAAACTACTCTTCCAGATAAGATTCGAGATGCACTAATCCTTAACGGTAATCCAACAAAAGATGAAATTGATAAGATAGAAGAAGGCATTAACGAAGTTGAGAAAAACCAAAATCCTGATGCTATGCAAGACTTTCTAGAGGAATTTGAGGATGAATTATCTCAAAGTGCAAAGCTAGATAAGGTTATCTCTAGACGAATTGAAAAACTTCGTCATCCTAAGGATTATCATGATTTAATCAATGCACTTCAGTATGAAACGTTCTCCTTGATAGAAGAGAATTCGGATAAGGTTAATAAAGATTCATTCTTTGAATTAACAGTGTATGCTTCTAAAATTACAACTGAAATGGTAGAAACATTACATATCTATCTGAATGATATATCTAAGGTTGTTCCACATATTAAATTTAAGGAAAGGTCCTTAGCGTCTATCACAGTAGATGAGACTACGAATAATGAGTTGTCATTTAAACTCCACTTAATGAATGATAATGAAACACTAGGAACTGAGACATTTAAGGTTAGAGGGTTTGAAAATTTACAGCTTCTTTCGTTTAAAGATGAGATTGAAAAGCTTAAAATTCCTCATTTGAAGAATTATCAAGAAGATGAGATTGAAATGCTTGATGTAAGAGAAATGGTCCATGAGAGAGTTGACGGGTATTTATCTATTAAACAACCAGGTTTTGAAGAACACTATAATCGTTTCTCGGGTTTCCTTGAAGAGTACTCAATCACTATAAGAAATATTATGAAGTTTGGTGTGTTCAGCATTGATATTAGCAAATTTAAGAGAGAACTAGAAAGCGTTCTTTCTGGTGTTGCTGCTTCTGTTGATGTTGCAAGTCATATTTATCGCTTCATAAATTACATTGGTTCAATTGATACTCTAGATGTGAAACTAGGTCAGCAAGGTTTCTGTGACGAAAGAATCGTAACGATTTTGAATCCAATACGATTGGTAAGTTATGTTTCAAGGTATGAAAAACTTGATAACCAAATAACGGATTGGATTGAAAGAAGCATTAAAGGCGATTTAGAGGTTGTAAACATTGAAGATTATCTTGAATATGTTACAGAAAAGACGCTCAACTTAGCACCAAGATATTTTTCGAGTGATGGAGATGATTCATTCCTCATAGAAGTTAGTGAAATCTTAGGCGAAGGTCAATTTATCTTAAATACAAAACGCTCAGAAAATATGGATTATCTATCGAACGAATTATCCGAGGAATTAGTTAAAAGCGTAAAAAATTATTTTGAAGTTTATCCATATGCTAAAGATGGATTAGATATTTTATTCCTTTATTGTCAAAGTGCTGATATTATTACCAAATCAATTGATGCCTTATTTAGCAAACATAAAAATCTAAATAAATTAAAGATTACCGTACACTCAACACAGGCAGCGAATATACATCAGAAGATTAATCAATGGATTAAGCAAAAAGAGGAATATACAAATCCTGATAGGTTTAGTAAATTTCCAACCGTTGAAGTAAAGGTTATTTCTGGCAGCACAATTAATGAAATTTCTAATCAGATTAATGCTCATATGATTGACGCAGATCTTGTAGTTTTAGCTGATTATTTTGGGCAAAGTAATCAAGTGAAATATGAATTCGATAAAATAGAAGCGAAACAGTCGAATGATTGGTTCAACTTAGTATATAAAGAGCCTCTTTTAGAAACTGAAAGTTTAAAAAGGATTTCCTATGTAAGTGAACACTTGCCTGATACACTAAAATCCTTTTATCAATTACAATACATTTTTCAGAAAAAAGAGATGTTAGAAGAAGATGAGCTATACGTTTTAAAGAATAAGATCTCATTATCAAATTTCTCTGATAATGCTTTGATTGATTATATGCATGAGAATTTTAATTGGATCATGTTTATGGATAGATATCTTGATAAATCTCTCCTAGAGAAAGCTTCTTCGAAAGCTCAAATTATTCAGTATAAATCCAAAGCAGGAGCCAATAAAAACTTTAAATTGATTGTTTCCTCATCTGAATATATTAAGAAGCTTAACTCGAACAAACATGACTATGAGTATTATGATCGACTAACTAAGAAGCTTTCTTTAATCCTTAAGAATGGGAATATCCAAAAGGAAAACGTGAAAGAGGCAGTTAATCGAGTAAAGTCTATATCCGGAGCACTCGTTTTAAAAGCTATCGGTCCAGGAAAATACTCGCATGAATTAGTAGCGACTTATCTTAGTATGAATCGACGTTCTAAATTAGAGCATGATCTTCAAGTATGGTCGGTATGTGATGAGCTTCCATGGTTTAGAAAGAATAATAGGCGTCCTGATTTGGTCATTACGACTATAAAAGAGAATGATGGAAATATTTCATTGGATTTTGAATTGCTAGAACTAAAATTCGTTAATCAAGCAATCTTTGAAAGAGAAAGATATGATGCTATCAAACAAATCCAATCAGGTAAAAACTTGTATGAAAATCTTTTCGATTTTAATCAGGATAAGGCAGATGCTGAATACTGGAGAAGTGAGTTAATCCATTATTTTATTGAAAAAGGGACATATGCTCCTGAAAAAGCTTATTTGTTAAAGAGACTTCAAAATGCACAAATTGATGAAATTCAAGTTAATATTCATTCTTCGATTGATGCTTACTGCTACACTTCTAATTTGTATCAAAATAGTTTTGAAGCGATAGAAGAGGACGTTTATATGGACCTGATAGAAGGTGAACATAAGAATTATATCTTTAATCGTGCATATATCTTAAAGTCTCTAGGTGCAACAACTATAAATGAGCCAATTTATGAAGAACTAGAGAATCATACAGATTCATTCTCAGACAGTCTTATTCTTGAGGACGAGAGTAAGGAACAGACTAAGGATGAAGAGGGCGGTTCACCACCAAACAATGAGGGTGAAGATGCCCTTGGGGAAACTGATGGAGATTCTAATCCCCCAGGCCCTAACTCAGAAGAAGGCGAAAGTGTTGGTAATGATGGATCAGGACATGGCCAAGAGAATGACAGTGATTTAGAAGGTGATGAAGAAGAAGTAGATAGAGAATTCAGAGGTGGAGAAAAAGTCAATCCTCCACTTCCAGGCGATTCTAATTCAGATGGATATCCAGAAGTAATTGCCTTAAAGGACCTTAAAATCGAGCATGAGACAGAACAGATAGATCACTCTGAACTAAAACGAAAATATGTATCTACACTTGAGACACATTTTAACCGAAACGGATTAAATGTGAAGGTTCAGGATGTAGTTGTGGGATCTAGCGTAGTTCGATTAACTTTATCACTCCCTTCATCATTAAACAGTGATAAAATATTAAGAAGAAAGAAAGATATTCAAATTTGGTTAGGTTTAGATCAAGAGCCCAATCTATTCATTGATAAACATGGATTGAATATTGATATTGTAAGGGAAGATCCGGATACTATTTACTTTGAAGAGTTTATGGCCATTGCAAGGAAGCAACTTAATGATACAATTAAACGCTCAAATTTAGTTGCTCCTCTAGGCTTTGATCCATTAAACAATGTCATAAATATAGATTTATCCGATCCTTCAACACCACATCTTCTCACTGGTGGAACTACCGGAAGTGGTAAGAGTGTCACGCTCAACTCTATTATTTTAGGAACGATGTGCTTCTATGAACCATCACAACTGCAGTATGTGTTTATAGATCCAAAACAAGTAGAGTTCTCTATCTATGAAGACTTACCTCATACGCAAGATGTAGTGACTAGTATTGATGATGCAGTTGTTAAGCTGAATATGCTGGTTGAAGAAATGGAAAGAAGATATGGGTTGTTTAAGGATGAGTTTGCTAGTAATTTAGATGAATACATTGATGCTACACAAAATAGGTTACCAAGAATCGTTTGTGTATTTGATGAGTTTGCGGACTTCATGAGTCAAGAAAAAGAGGTTGCTAGCCAAGTAGAGAATGCGATATTGCGACTTGGTCAAAAGGCGAGGGCGGCAGGTATTCACCTAATCATCTGCACTCAAAACCCAAAATCTGACATCATCAACACCAACATTCGAAATAACTTAGGTGCAAGACTCGCCCTAAGAGCAACAGATTCAACTGCTTCTTCAGTTATTTTAGGAGAAAGCGGAGCAGAAAATTTAGGAGGGAAAGGTGACTTCTTGGCTAAGACAGCTAGTCAGAAAGTGACTAGAGGAAAAAGTCCTTTCCTTACACCTCAGGTGAAAAGAGCATTATTGAAGTACTTTAAAGCTACTCAATGA
- a CDS encoding MurR/RpiR family transcriptional regulator yields MMSYLEKTQKNYNHLTKGLKNVAESLRTNPVLFATHPAKKTAEIIDVSETMVIRFCKAIGYAGYGELQKDVQQSLLSLKPPKRDNGNEQVNSFERIMQSDEENIHQASLNIDWDVAKQIVDCLVQSKSTSIVGYYHSFSYAHWFYFLLHHLIDNTSLYRPETDIGFTKNGKDHAIIIFSYYRYALEGIRLAKEAKENGNTIVIITDSELSPIVEYGDHVLTIHSAKKSILEKGPITFSVLNTLLLHIAQQTGKMDFVNPANTYYIK; encoded by the coding sequence ATGATGTCTTATCTAGAAAAAACTCAGAAAAACTACAATCATTTAACAAAAGGTCTAAAAAACGTGGCTGAATCCCTGCGCACAAATCCAGTTCTGTTTGCGACCCATCCTGCAAAAAAAACTGCGGAAATCATTGATGTCAGCGAAACAATGGTCATTCGCTTTTGCAAAGCAATCGGGTATGCAGGCTATGGGGAATTACAAAAGGATGTTCAACAGAGTCTTTTATCCTTAAAGCCTCCCAAAAGGGATAACGGAAACGAACAAGTAAATTCTTTCGAACGAATCATGCAATCTGATGAGGAAAACATCCATCAGGCATCCCTCAACATTGATTGGGATGTTGCCAAACAAATCGTTGATTGTCTCGTTCAATCCAAGTCCACCAGCATAGTCGGCTATTACCACTCTTTTTCCTATGCTCACTGGTTCTATTTCCTGCTACATCATTTAATTGATAACACCTCCCTTTATCGACCTGAAACGGATATCGGGTTTACCAAAAATGGGAAAGATCATGCTATCATCATCTTTTCTTACTACCGTTACGCATTAGAGGGGATTCGCCTTGCAAAAGAGGCAAAAGAAAATGGAAACACGATTGTGATCATAACGGATTCAGAGCTTTCTCCCATTGTTGAGTATGGGGATCACGTTCTTACCATTCACTCAGCAAAGAAATCGATCCTTGAAAAAGGGCCCATTACTTTCTCCGTATTAAACACATTACTACTTCACATTGCTCAGCAAACAGGAAAAATGGACTTTGTCAATCCCGCGAACACCTACTATATAAAGTGA
- a CDS encoding M20 peptidase aminoacylase family protein, with protein MNAPFKEKIRDTFEYFHTHPEISWEEKKTTTYIQNTLEKSGCRVQTFEDCTGVIGDYGNFSGKVPIIGIRADIDALWQKVDGELQANHSCGHDAHMTMVLGVLWKMKEDEQLKEKIGVRFIFQPAEEVGAGALKMVEKGVVDEIDYLYGIHLRPIQETANGFAAPSILHGATGSLEFEIQGDDAHGARPHLTHNAIEIGNHILNALNTIHLNPSIAHSLKVTKFQSGGKNLNIIPGSASIGLDLRSQTNELMKELQQRVKEILHTTSELYGVPIEVTKDYGIAAAELSEKAQTYAHRAIVNVLGEKNVTPPLVTPGGDDFHFYTIRKPHLKATMVGLGCDLQPGLHHPNMKFEKDSLFNGIEILTEIVKLHSRKDG; from the coding sequence ATGAATGCACCATTTAAAGAAAAAATCCGCGATACCTTTGAATATTTCCATACCCACCCTGAAATAAGTTGGGAGGAAAAGAAAACAACAACTTATATCCAAAATACCCTTGAAAAATCAGGGTGCCGTGTACAAACCTTTGAAGATTGTACAGGCGTAATAGGCGATTATGGGAATTTCAGCGGAAAAGTACCAATCATAGGAATCCGGGCAGATATCGATGCTCTATGGCAGAAGGTTGACGGAGAGCTGCAGGCTAATCACTCATGCGGTCATGATGCCCATATGACCATGGTGCTGGGGGTGCTTTGGAAAATGAAAGAGGATGAACAACTAAAGGAAAAAATAGGTGTCCGCTTTATTTTCCAACCTGCTGAGGAAGTCGGGGCGGGCGCACTGAAGATGGTAGAAAAAGGGGTGGTTGATGAAATTGACTACTTATATGGTATTCATCTTCGCCCCATTCAGGAGACAGCGAACGGCTTCGCAGCGCCATCGATTCTTCATGGAGCAACCGGCTCTTTAGAGTTTGAGATTCAGGGAGACGATGCCCACGGAGCCCGTCCTCATTTAACACATAACGCCATTGAAATTGGCAATCACATCCTAAACGCCTTGAATACTATACATTTAAACCCGAGCATCGCCCATTCACTCAAAGTGACAAAATTTCAATCCGGAGGAAAGAATCTTAACATTATTCCAGGAAGTGCTTCCATTGGTCTCGACCTCCGCTCCCAAACCAATGAGCTAATGAAAGAATTACAACAAAGAGTAAAAGAAATTCTTCATACGACCAGCGAATTGTATGGAGTACCAATAGAAGTGACTAAAGACTATGGTATAGCCGCGGCAGAATTGAGTGAAAAAGCACAGACATATGCACACAGGGCGATTGTGAATGTTCTTGGAGAAAAGAACGTGACCCCTCCTTTAGTAACACCCGGCGGGGATGACTTTCACTTTTACACAATAAGAAAACCCCACCTAAAGGCAACTATGGTAGGACTTGGTTGTGATTTACAACCCGGCCTCCATCACCCTAATATGAAATTTGAAAAAGATTCATTGTTTAATGGCATCGAAATTCTGACTGAAATTGTGAAACTACATTCCCGGAAGGATGGATGA